The nucleotide sequence TACTTGTTTGCCAGCCTCGGCCAAACGGTAGGCAATGGCACAGTAAGCCGAGCCTGCACCGACGATAACGTAATCAGCTTGCATGTTGCTTGTAACCTTCGGGATTAAGGGGGCTATTCACCACGCGGGAAGCGTTGGTTTTCTTCCAGCACGTTGAGGTCCATGTGGTTGCGCATGTAGCGTTCAGACGCTTTTTGCAGCGGCTGGTAATCCCATGGGAAATAGCTGCCGTTGCGCAGTGCTTCATAAACCACCCAGCGGCAGGCTTGTGACTGCCGTACGGCAGCGTCGAATTGGGTCAGATCCCAGCGCGCTTCCGATTTGGCGCGGAGTTGGGTGAGCGTGCCTTGGTGGGCGGGTTCTGCAGCGAGGTTCGTCATCTCAAGCGGGTCAGCTTCCAGATCAAAAAGCTGGTCGGGATCGAGTGCGCAGCGATTGTACTTCCACTTGCCATAGCGGAGTGAAACGAGTGGGGCATAGCTGCCCTCAGCCGCGTACTCCATCGCGACAGGCGTGTCGCGGGTGCCGCCTTGGCCAAGATGCACCAAGCTCTCGCCGGTGGTCCACGGTTCCACTTCGGACAAGTCGATGCCCGCCAGGTCACAGAGCGTCGGGGCCACGTCGATGTTGCTGACGGGCGTGGTGTTCAGCACCGGCTCCATCTGGCCGCTTGCGATCATCAAGGGCACCCGCGACGATCCCTCATAGAAGGACATTTTGAACCAAAGCCCCCGCTCGCCCAGCATATCACCGTGGTCTGAGACAAAGAGGATTGTTGCCTCTTGCCGCGTGTCTTCCAGCGTTTGCAGCACCTCCCCGATCTTGTCATCGAGGTAAGAGATATTCGCGAAGTACGCGCGGCGAGCGCGTTTGATGTGGTCCTCGGTGATGGTGAAGTTATCGCGGTCGTTGGCATCGAGGATGCGCTGAGAGTGGGCGTCTTGGTCCTCATAGGGGATCGGCCCGACCTCCGGCAGCAAATGATCGCAGTCTTCATAGAGGTCCCAGTACTTCTTGCGCGCCACATAGGGGTCATGCGGATGCGTAAAGCTGACGGTCAGGCACCACGGCCGGTCGTCATGGCCGCGCGCGAGATCATAGAGCTTGCGGGTCGCGTTGTAGCAAACCTCGTCATCGTACTCCATTTGATTGGTAATCTCGGCTACCCCTGCCCCGGTGACAGAGCCCATATTGTGATACCACCAATCGATCCGCTCGCCGGGTTTGCGATAGTCCGGGGTCCAGCCGAAATC is from Yoonia sp. GPGPB17 and encodes:
- the betC gene encoding choline-sulfatase, producing the protein MTKPNILIIMVDQLNGTFFPDGPADWLHAPNLKALAARSTRFANAYTASPLCAPGRASFMSGLLPSRTGVYDNAAEFASSIPTYAHHLRRAGYQTCLCGKMHFVGPDQLHGFEERLTTDIYPPDFGWTPDYRKPGERIDWWYHNMGSVTGAGVAEITNQMEYDDEVCYNATRKLYDLARGHDDRPWCLTVSFTHPHDPYVARKKYWDLYEDCDHLLPEVGPIPYEDQDAHSQRILDANDRDNFTITEDHIKRARRAYFANISYLDDKIGEVLQTLEDTRQEATILFVSDHGDMLGERGLWFKMSFYEGSSRVPLMIASGQMEPVLNTTPVSNIDVAPTLCDLAGIDLSEVEPWTTGESLVHLGQGGTRDTPVAMEYAAEGSYAPLVSLRYGKWKYNRCALDPDQLFDLEADPLEMTNLAAEPAHQGTLTQLRAKSEARWDLTQFDAAVRQSQACRWVVYEALRNGSYFPWDYQPLQKASERYMRNHMDLNVLEENQRFPRGE